Genomic segment of Roseofilum capinflatum BLCC-M114:
AAAGAACTGGGGAAAGCAGAGCCAGACACCATGAAAGCGTTTAAGACCTTAATTATGGCCACAACGGCCAAAGAGGGAGCGCTCTCGCCCAAAGTTAAAGAATTGATTGCTCTGGCTCTGGGGATTGCGGCCCGATGTGATGGTTGTATCGCCCATCATACAGAAGCTTGCATCAAAGCCGGAGTAACCCGTGAAGAACTGGTAGAAATGATCGGGGTTTGTCAACTGATGGGGGGCGGGCCCTCAACGGTTTATGGTGCAGAGGCTTTGATGGCTTATGACCAGTTTATGGCAGAAAAATCTTAAAGATTAACTCAATGACAAGTCCCTCGCCTCCAATTGGCAGAGGGATTTTTTTTTGTAAGCCCGAAGCGCTCTCATATTTTAATGAGGAATGAGAGGAGTCCCAGGAACGTTAGAGCTGGGTAAAATAGGAGTTGTAGGCGTTCCGTTATAGAGTTGAGTTTCTCGATCTAAAATCGAACTTACTTTTTGATAACAGAGTTCACATTGGGGTAAGGAATCACCGATGTTGGTTAATCCGAGTTTCCCAAATTCTGATAAGGTTCCCATTAAGTGAAATACGGTTCCGGTTTCAGTTCCGGTATCAAAATGTAGATTATGATGGGCGATAATATCGATTAAATCGTGGGGCAAGAGTCCTTGATAGCGTTTTTTCTGTAAATTATCGCTTGCTAAATAATATTTGGGTCGTCCTTTTTGGCTATAAAATAAGCCATCTTCAGAATTATAAAATCCTCCGGTCAAATATTTTAAGGTCATAAATGGATGGGTTGTGCCACCGCAGCGCAAATTAATTTCAATGGCAAATACATCCCAATCTGAGGAAGGGCTGTTAGTAGAAGGGAGGGCAATAAAGTCAACAGAAAAGCGCTCTAAGGCTCCTTTTTGGGCTAAATTTTCGCCAATTAAGCGGCCATATTCTTGGATTTTAAGGCGATAGGGTTCGTCGGCAGGAAATTGACAGCCGAGGTAAATTTGGCCATCGGGGCCGCCTAAAATTTGGTCATGGGTGGAGAGAATTTCGACGGTTCCTAAAGGGTTGATTTGGGCTTGGACACTCGGCGATCGCTTGTTGTCTCCTTCAATAAAGGCTTCCACAATAGCCCCTAATTCGGGAATACGGGAGCCAAAGGTGGGCCAGGTTTCTCCGGGGCCTTGAAAGGCGAGGTGCTGGAACTGGTTTTTGATGGCGCGGACGCGATCGCCATGACTAGCCCTTCCGGGTTGATAATCAGCAATGGGGCTTAAATTGAGTAAGGCATTGCCTTCACCGGAAAATCCTTCATTGAGTTTAATCACCATCCGCTTCAGGTGGGGTTGTCGCTCCCATAAATTAGCCGATGCTTCCGCTAAGTCTTGGGAATTCCAAACCGAATGGCAGCCATCGGGATGGGGAATGTTGCATTGGGCAAAAATTTCCCGACTGCCCGATTTCGTACCCCAGTAGAGTAGTTCCGGATCGCAAGCAAACAGGGGAAGCTGTAATCTGACTGATAATTCCCGCTCCCAGGAGGTAGAATTGAAGCAGACCATATAAGATTTTGGGGAACGGAGCGATCGCCGAATTCGTTCGATTAAGCGAGGACGGTCTAAAATTTTTTCCGTTAGAGATTTACAGGAGCGATCGTAGGCAGAAAAGAGTAACAGGCGATCGCGAGCATGGGAAAAGGGAATACCGGGTAAAAGGTGGAGATAATAATCAACAATGATCTCTGGTAGGGGTTCGGAGGTCACATAAACTAAGCGAGTGCGAGGATTTTTTAATCGAATCAGGGAAAACAGCATCCGCTCTTCGTAATGCATCACCCCTTCAACTTTCTGAAGTTCTTGTTGATCCAAGGTCAGGGAGGGAATAACCAAGATATCATAATCATCAGGTTCGGTTATGGGGGAAGTCTGCCAATTCGGGGCAATCTCACTTTGATCCAGGAGTTGGGGTAACTCACAACTTTGATGAAAGAGTGAATTTCGCCACTGAGTTTGAAGATATCGAAATTGGTCAATGACATCCGGTCGATCTTTACATTCGATTCCGTGGTTGGAGTGGTGCATTCGGTCAACCCACTATAACGTCTATATAATAAAACCCTATCAGATTGGATGTCTGCTATTTGATGAATAATCTTTGAGCAACTACCGGCCTTTTACAGTTAAGTCCTTTGAGTCAATCCCAGGTGAATCATGATCATCGAAGATGAAGAACTGCGACAACTTTATAAAGTCTCTAGCGAGGAACACCTGCAAAATCTAGAGGCAGGTATTTTGCACCTAGAGCAACATCCAGACGATGGAGACAAACTCCAAGAAGTTCTCCGAGAAGCTCATACCCTCAAAGGAGACTCTCGGATGTTGGGAGTCAAGGATGTGGAATCCCTGGCCCATCAAATCGAGCAAGTGGTCGGTAAACTCAAAGAGGATACTAAGGCCCTTGAGGGGGGAATGGACGATCGCCTCTATTATGGCTTAGATGCCATTCGCCAAGTTGTCCATGAAGCCGTCACTGGCGAACCTTCAGGTATTGAAGCCTATAAAGTCTTAGCCGTCCTCATGGGGGCAAATCTCCCTGGCCATTCCACTGCACAAGCTGAACCGGTGGAGGAGGAACCCCCAGAGGTCGATCGAGCCGCACCGGAACCCCAGCCAGAGGAGTCAGAAGAGCCGGCAGAGACCCTATCGGCAGCAGAGGAGTCTCTTCCCGAACCGGAGCCAGTACCCCAACCAGAGGAGCCAGAAGAGCCAGCAGAGACCCCATCGGTAGCAGAGGAGTCCCTTCCCGAACCGGAGCCAGCACCCCAGCCAGAGGAGCCACCAGCCCCAGCAAAACCGGTTTCTGAAACGCCCTCTCCTGCCCCTGTACCAGAAAAGCCTCCTTCTCCCCCCCCTGTACCAGAAAAGACTAACTCGAAGACCGCAGCACCGGTCATGGGATCGAATTATCGGATTGAGAGTGTGCGGGTTGCCACTCAAAATCTAGATGATTTGATGACGCAAACCGGAGAGTTAACCGTCAGTAAAATCCGCATGGCTCACCATATTAGTACGATGAACGATATGGTCTCGTTGTGGGAAGAGTGGAACCGGCAAACCTATGGCAATCTTAGTTTTGAGCAGAGTGTTGATAAGTTGCAAGCGCTCAAACAACGCCATGAAGAGTATTTACAAGAGATGGGGAAACTGTTAAATCAGTTGCGATCGCGAGCTTCCGAAGATGTCGCTCGTTTAGAGGCGATCGCCAATCAACTCGATTCTGGCATTCGCACCCTACGCCTATTACCCTTATCCACCATTTTTAACCTCTTTGGGCGCTTAGTGCGAGATTTAGCGAAACAACAAGGAAAACAAGTCAACTTAATCCTAGAAGGAGCAGAAACCAAAGCCGATAAACGCATCTTAGAAGAAATGAAAGACCCCTTAATGCACATGATCCGCAATAGCATCGATCATGGCATTGAAACCCCAGCCGAACGCATCGCCCAAGGCAAACCCCCTCAAGCAACCATTCATCTGAAAGGGTCTCAAATTGGCAATAGTATCATTATTGAACTTGAGGATAACGGTCAAGGCTTAAACATAGACAACATTAAACGTACAGCCAAAAACAAGGGGCTGCGACGACCCGAAGAACTCGAAGCCATGACCGAATCACAAATTCAATCCCTCATTTTTGCCCCTGGATTTTCCACTCGTAAGTTAGTTACTGAAGTTTCTGGGCGCGGTGTTGGGTTAGATGTGGTACGCACCAATGTAGAGCATTTGAAGGGAAGTATCCATGTTGAATCCACTCCCGGTAAAGGCTGTAAATTTACCATTCAACTGAGTACCAGTTTAGCCACCGCTTCCGTCTTGTTGGTGTCCGTCCAGGGTGCGACCTATGCCATTCCAGTAGAATTTGTGAAGACCACTTTACTCATTCCAGAACATCAAATTTTTGCGATCGAGGGTCGAGATACTTATGCCATGGATCAGGAACCCATTTCCATTGCCCGGCTGGAAGACATTTTAGAATTATCCTCTCCTTTTCAATCTGAAGATGAATCTGCAAAAACTAAAACCCTAGAACTTTTGCCCTGTATTATCCTGCAAGTAGGGCCAGAATTGTTAGGGGTAATTGTAGATGAATTGCTCGATCAACAGGATATTATCCTTAAACCCCAAAGTCGCCTGTTGCAACGGGTGCGAAATGTATCCGGGGCAACCATTTTAGGAACAGGCGAAGTCTGTATGGTCTTAAATCCTCAAGATTTAGTCAAGTCAGTCCAAAAGAAAAATATCCAACGAAAAATCGAGTCATCTGAGACGATCAAAACGCCAGAGGAAAATGTAAAACAAGCCGTTTTGTTATTAGCAGAAGATTCGATCGCCACCCGGACTCAAGAAAAACGAATTTTGGAAAGTGCAGGTTATGAGGTGGTGACGGCTGTAGATGGCTTGGATGCCTATAATAAGTTGAAAACTCGTCATTTTGATGGTGTGATTTCTGATGTGCAAATGCCCAACTTAGATGGGTTATCCTTAACCGCAAAAATTCGGGAGCATAAGGAATATGAAGATCTGCCAATTATTTTAGTCACCTCTTTGGCTTCTGATGAAGATAAACATCGAGGTGCAGAAGCCGGAGCAAGTGCCTATTTAACGAAGGGAGGATTTAGTCAAGAGTTATTATTAGAAACAGTACGGCGTTTAGTGTAGCTACTTTTAGCCTACAGCGCTTTACCCTCTTTTAAGCAGGACATAAAATGTTAAGATTGGTGCTATCCTAACTGCACATAACACCATGGCTCCTATTTCTGAGTCGATCGCTGAAATTGAGCTAGATCCAGCCTTACCGATTACTTCTGTACTGGAAGGGTTGAAGGTTTGGCAAGATTTGGGAATTTTAACCGAGGATTCGGTCTATCTTTGCTTGAAAGTTGATACCCGTCATGCCAATTTCTTAGAAGGGTTAGAAATTGGCTTACGTTTAGGCTTAATTGATGAGTTACAGGTAAAACAAATTGCTCGAACTCATCTCTGTTGTGCCATTCCAGAACCCCAGGTGATTGCGCCACCCGTTGCAGAGCAACCCCCGATGCCATCAGCGCCGGTTTTAACACCTGAACCGAGTGTTCCTGAGCCTAAACTTACAACTAAACCCAGTTGGATCGGACAACGCTTAGAGTCTTTGAAAGCCGAATTAAGCGTGCGCTGGTTATTATTCTTAGGTTTGTTTCTTGTCGTTCTCTCGTCTGGCGTATTTGCCGCGAGTCAATGGGAAAATTTTCCTGCTATTGTCCAATATGGGGTGCTGTTAGGATATACCTCTTTATTTTGGCTGATGAGTCGTTTAGCCAGCCAGAAAGAGAATTTAAGGTTAACGTCACAAGCCCTAAAATTGGTGACGTTGCTCTTAATTCCGGTCAATTTTTGGGCGATGGATGACTTTGGCTTATGGAGTAATCCTGTTAATGGGTTGGCAAGTCTCGGATCGGCGGTGTATTTAACTGTTATTGCTGGCTCCCTATGGCAGAGTGAAAGCCGGGTTTCTTTCCCCTTTCTGATTTACTGCTTTTCCAGCTTTCTCCATTGGGGTTGGGGTATCCCAAATTTCCCAATTTTTTCGGTTTATTTGGCAATAGTTGGCAGCTTAGGATTCTATGTCAATCAATTTCAATATCCGGAACATTCGTTAAAACAAACGCTGCAACTGAGCCGCTTAAGCCTTTATGCGATAAGTATTCTCATCTTTCGGGCGATCTTTGTGCAAGGGGTTATTTTACCCCATTTAGGATTAGCGATCGCTCTCTGCGGAACTTTTACGATTTGGCTCTCTTTTACCCGTCGTTCTCACTACCATCAATCGATTAATAGACTGGGCTTAAGTCTCCTGTTTTTTGCTTGGTTAGTTTCTATCTGGGTGAGCTTTCCTTGGCAAGGCGTAATCATTAGTTTTATTGCTATAAAAATATACCAAAAATTTATTTCTCGCTGGCAACATCGGCGGGATCTGGCGATCTTTTGGTTGATTGGGATTGAGATGTCTCTGCTGGTGTGGAGCTTTATTCCCCAGATATTACAATTACGGATTCTTGCCACAGCAATAGAAATTACCCAAGCGCAAGATTTTCCGATCGCTCTGATTAGTGCGATCGGACTGCCTTACCTCATCTGGATCGTTAACACGGGCGATCGCTGCTATCGACGGGAACAAGCTAAACTCGCCCATTTTTCCGAGTTTGTCGCTCTGGGGTTAGGCATTAGCTTGCTGATCTTCAGTTTTCCTAATGTGATTTTACGGATTTTCTGTTTAACTAATGTGGTGTTTCTGCTGATTTGGGTAACTAAGCGGCGATACGATCTGCAAATTTTGCATTCGTTTCACTTGCTTGTTTATCTCAATCATTGCACTGGATTGGGGCTACTTTTAAGCCTGATTTATTATGTGAATTCTGACTTAAGCTTAAATACTTGGGCGCTGATTTTGCTGGCAATTACGGTTATAGAATGGTGGTTTTCGGATCTGCGTCGTTCTCCAGAAGCGAATAACTATGAAAAGATTTGGCAACAAAGCGCTTGGTTGATGGGATTCGGATTAGGGGCGATCGCCTATTTGCTGCTGTTCTCTACTCTCAAAGAGTATTACTTTACTCTTGCTCATCTCACTGGGTTCGCCCTGCCTGCAACCCTTACCCTGATTAGCTATTCGCCCCATTCCCACAGACTCGATCTCACGCCTAAATCAAGTCTAGTGATGCTCTGTTTAGCTCAAACCTTGGTGTTTGAAACTCCAGGATGGCGCGTTTTGGGGCTGGCTGTTGCGACTCTCATTATGGTATTCAATACCCGTAAACTGGCTAATGTTGCCACTGCTGGAATTACCATCGGTTGCGCCTTAAGTACCCTAGGGTTAGCTTTGTGGGATTGGGTTCCCGGAATGCCTCCCCTCGTCAGTACCCTGTGGTTGATGCTGGGGGCGATCGCCGTTTCTGGATTATGGGGAGTCCGTCATTATACTTTATCCAAAAGTATTCCCCATTACACTCAAGCACTCGATATTTGGGCGATCGCCCTCTGCGGAACAGTTCTCACCCTTCAAGGAACTTGGGTAAGTCAAGATTTACTCAGTCCCAACACGCTCTCCATCAGTACCAGTATGCTCCTCAGTGGGGCAACCGCCTATCGCAGTTGGTATCCCACCCCTCAACCCGCCGCCATCGGATGGAGTAGCGCGGCTGTGATGGTGGCAGTCTTACCGACGATGCAAGTATTCGATTTCAGGGGTTTAAGTTTACTGGTTGCCACCCTGATTTTCATCGCTCATAGTCGCTATTCTCCTAAAATTTACCTGACTGCCATGACTGTTGGCTTAGGCTTAGTCACCGAGCGCGTCATCCTCTCTGACTGGGTTGATATTCCCTCAACTGCTTGGTGGATTGTCGGTGCAGTCAATGTTCTAGGATTATGGATAGGAGCCAAAAATCTGCGCTTGGGTAAACAGGCATGGCAACGGCAGTTAACTCGACTCTATCGTAAAAGTTTCCATGGATGGGCGATCGCCCTCTGTCTCTTTTGCTTAACCCTCCTCACCCTCCATTCCGTTCTCGTTTACACCAACGATCTCCTCCCCCAAACCAGTGTTTTTATTAGCTTAATTCTGCTCTTTATCGCCCTTCTCTACAGCCAAACCAAACGCCCCCGTTATTCTGTAGGGGTGGGTTTATCCAGATTTTGGCAACATAGGCAGACAACGGGTGAACCTGCCCCAGATAGTCAAACCCAAAACCCCGATCATTCCGTAAGGGCGGGTTTATCCAGATTTTGGGAAAATAGCCAAAAAACTGGTGAACCCGCCCCTACAATCAGCAACTGGAAATTATTGGCGATCGGCTGGACAATTGAACTGTTAGCCGTGGAAACCTTGGGAAGTTTTGAATCACCCATCATTAACCTTGCCGTAGTCAACCTCATTTTGGGCTTAGGCGCTCAATTATTCGGCGACTGGTGGAGTTCAAAACAGCCCAATGCATCCCAAAATCTTCGTGCAGCTTGGCACATTATCCCGCTAACCTATGGCATATTGGGGGCGCTGTTCCGTTGGGGAACCGTTTCCAGTTGGACAGGAGTCACCACCCTAGCCCTAGCTCTTATTATCCTCGGCATCGGCAAGCGATCGCCGAAATTCAAACCCCTCATTTATCTTGCCCTCGCTGGAATCACCGCTTGCGCCTATGAACTCCTCTTTTATCAACTCTCCTTGCAACCCCCAGGAGCAACCGGCGATGGACTCATTCTCATGGCAACCCTAGGCAGTGGCATCCTCTACGCCTATCGCCTATTAGGGAAATTTTTACGCCCCTATTTCCATCTAACCCCTAGAGAATTTCGCTCCCTTTGTCATCTCCATTGGCTCGCCTCTAGCCTCCTCCTCATCATCGCCACCTTTAACCCCATTCAAAAAGGAATGACCCTAGGATTTGCCACCGGTGCAACCCTAGTTCTCTACGCCATCAATCAAGGTCGTAGTCATATAGCCCCCTCTCCCGTGGGAGAGGGGGTTGGGGGAGAGGGCACACCTCCCGTGGGAGAGGGGGTTGGGGGAGAGGGCACACCTCCCATAGGAAAGGTCAAACCCCAAGAATTATGGGTCTATCTCGGCTTTTTAGAAGCCCTAGGAATGCGAATCTACTGGCTCAATACCCCCGTCGCCCAACTCTTAGGCGGCCCCTTAGTGGCTTGGAAAGGAGCCATTGCCACCCTATTTGCCTACTTTCTCTACTTCCTCCCTTGGCAAACCTGGGGCTGGCCAAAACGCCCTTGGCAACTGGCCGGCATTGTGATTCCCTTGTATGCCATGTTGGAAAATCCCGCTATTTTGAATCAAGCCAGTCTCGTAGTGATTGCCGCTTATTATATCGGATTGGCGATCGCCACCAAACAAATCCGCTTTACCTACCTCACCGTAGCCGTCCTCAACTGGATCATCTGGCGATATTTTCTCCAAGTTCCCATCACCGAAATCTTCTGGTATAGCCTCACCCTCAGCCTTTCCCTCCTCTACATCATCCAAGTTGACCCCTTCCTCAAATCTCCCCAAAACCGCAAACTTCGCCACAACCTCCGCACCCTAATTTCTGTCATCATCAGCTTAATCTCCTTCACTGCCCAACAATGGATCGGCACACTCACCGGAAGCCTAAGTTTACTCACTATTTTCACCGGACTCTCCCTCAAAACTCGCGCCTTTCTCTATGTCGGAACCCTCACCTTTTTACTCAACATTTTCTATCAATTAGGCATCCTCATTTTTGATTATCCCTTCTCCAAATGGTTAGTCGCCCTAGGAGTCGGAATTGCCCTCATCTGGATCGCCGCCACCTTTGAAACCCGCCGCGACCAAATTCAAGCCTGGTTCCAAGACTTACAACAGTGGGAGTAACTTTAATAGTATAATTTAAAAAACTATGGAATCAACCATGAAAATCCAACAAATTTCTATTACTGGCTTATTTGGTGTCTTCGATCATGTCATCCCTCTCAATCAGGACGATCGCATCACCATCATTCACGGCCCCAATGGCTTTGGTAAAACTTCAATTCTCCGCTTAATAGATGGATTATTTAATGCCAAATATTCTGTTTTGAACAGTATCCCTTTTAGCACTTTTAAGCTCGCTTTCGATGATGGAAATACCCTCGAAGTCTCAAAAAAAGATATCGATCATCACCCTGACTCTACACTTTGCATTTTTTCTTCTTTAAGTGAAGAGCAATTTTATCCAAAATCCATAAAATCTAACCTTGAAATGCCTGGTGATATCTTAGAAGATTTTCTGCCAGAAATTAAGAGAATCAGTAGAAACGAATGGCTATATACCCCAACTAATGATATTCTGTCGCTTGAAGAAATTATTTATCGGTTTGCAAAATATAGAATACCTGAAGGTTTTTTGAAGGATATCAAAAATCCAGAGTGGTTAGAAAAAATCCAAGAAAATATTCCTGTAAAATTAGTCAAATCTCAGCGATTATCATCATTTTATTCTTATAATAATTCTAAAAAAATGAATCAAGAATTTGGGATGGAAGCGACCATTGTACAATATTCTGAAAATTTAGCAAGTTCAATTCAACATGCGCGGAGTGAATATGGTAGAGTATCACAATCTTTAGACAGAACATTTCCAGCCAGATTAGTTAAAAAGGAAAGTGAACCTAAATTTACTAAAGAGGAGCTACAAGATCAATTGGATAGACTAGAAAAATATCGCTCGCATTTAATAGGTTTGGGATTACTCGATAGGGGTGAAAATATTGAAATTCAGATCGCTTTCAAAGAGATAGATGAAAGCACTCAAAGTGTTTTATCAGTTTATATTGAAGATGTGAAGAGAAAGCTAGGCGTTTTTCAAGAAATTGCCAATAAGATAGAACTGCTCAGGAAAGTCATTAATCATAAATTTCAATATTCTTATAAAAAAATAGAGTTTAATCAAAAGAATGGATTTGTGGTTAGCGTATCCGATCATCCCTTATCTGATGAGTACAATGGACAACATTTAGAACTCGCGGAATTGTCCTCTGGTGAACAACATGAATTGGTTTTACTGTATGAGCTATTATTCAAAGTTAAACCTAATTCTTTGGTGTTAATTGATGAACCAGAACTTTCTCTGCATGTGGGATGGCAATCCGAGTTTTTACAGGACTTGCAAGACATTATTAAGCTGGCAGATATAGATATTCTTATGGCAACTCACTCACCCGATATTATCCAAGATCATTGGGATTGGACGGTAGAACTGAAAAGACCAAAATCATGAGAGATCAACTAACTCCCGATCGTGATGCTAATGCGATTCGGCTTAAACGACAAACGTTTACGGGTGCTTTTTTATTGGTTGAAGGAGGATCGGATAAAAAATTTTATCAACGCTTTACTGATGACAACTGTAAAATCGAAATTCTTTCAGGTAAGCCTTCTAGTAAACAACGAGTGATAAAAGTTTTAGAATTTTTAGAAAATGACAATTTTGCAGGTGTTTTAGCGATTGTGGATGCCGATTTTGATTGCCTAGAAAATATTGAAACCTCTAGTCCGAATCTGTTGCGTACTGATACCCATGATTTAGAGACGATGCTGCTTGAATCTCCGGCTCTAGATAAAGTGATTGCTGAATTAGGTTCAGAACAGAAAGTGGAACAGTTTCAAAAATTGGGTAAATCTGTGAGGATGGCTTTACGAGAGGCTGGTATGGTTCTGGGATATCTCCTATGGATTTCTCAAATAGATGGATTAAATCTTAAATTTGAAGGAATTCAGTATAGTAAATTTATTAACGATAAAACCTTGGATATTAATCCACAAACATTCATTCAAGAAGTGATTAATAAGTCGAAATTGTATTCACTAAAAGTTTCAGAGTTACAGGAGCGTCTGAATCAACAGAAAAGTGACGATCATGATCCTTGGCAAGTCTGCTGTGGACATCACTTAGTGGACATTCTTTCCTTAGCCTTATGCAAAGCGATTGGTAATCAAAAGCCGACGGAGGTAAAAGCCGATCGCTTGGAGATTTGCTTACGGTTGGCTTATGAAGAGGCTTATTTTCAAGAGACTCAACTTTACCTCAAGATTTGTGCTTGGGAAAGGGATAATAAAAATTTTACGATCGCACGAAGATTTTGTTAAGATTGGGAATACTCTGCTGCCTGCCCCCTGCTGTCATGATTCCCATCCGCGATACCCAAGTCATCTCTCGCCCATCACCGATCTGTTATGGTTTAATCGGGTTAATGTTAATAATTTTTCTAGCAGAAATTCACTTAGATTTCGCTGGAGAATTGTCCGATTGGGTGGGATATTGGGGGATGATTCCCAGAGAGATTACTGGATTGGGGCAAGAAGTGATTGTTAGCGATAATCCGGCGGTATGGGTAGTGTTTCTCTGGCGATGTTTTTCAATTTTACCAGCGATATTTATCCATGGTAGCTATGCCCAAATTTTGGGTAATTTAATCTTCTTATTCGTGTTTGGAAGACGGCTCGAAAATGAAATGGGGCGATGGAGATTTCTGGGGTTTTATTTGCTCAGTGGCTTCCTCATGGGTTTAATCCGAGTTTTCCTCGATCCGGATGTTGGGTTACCGATCATTGGTGCAAATGGGGCGATCGCCGCTCTCCTCGGCGCGTATGTAATCCGGTTTCCTAAAGCTAAAATTGAAACCCTGCTTCCCCTGATCATTGTGTTTATCCCCATTCAACTCCCAGCCGCTTTTTATCTGTTTTGGTGGTTCTTGCAGCAGTTTTCCTACGGTATTGGCTCGTTAAATCTCCAGGTTAACCCGCTCACCCCTGGCTATGTGCTGCAACAACTGCTGGCTGTAGGCTGGGGAATGGCGATCGCCTTCACTCGGCGTTTAACGTAACCAATCAATTAACTCTCCTTTCTTCAGCTTAGAATAGCCCGATAATCCCCGTTCTTTAGCAATTTTCTTCAACTGGGAAACGGTTAAACTGTTGAGATCCGTCGGCTGTATCTCCTCCTGCGGTTCCTGCATGGTGCTACTGGCTTGAGCAGACAAATAAAAAACCTCCTTAAACGCATTCAGCTTTGCCCCTTTGGTGATGCCACACTTGAGTTGAGTTACGTCCATTAAACTCGGTTTCCAGGTTGGGCGCGGCGCTTCAAAAATGCGACTGGTAGCAACTGGCAATTTTACCCCCTTTAAGGGATTAACGGCACGATGGATTAAGTAATCTAACCCCCGGTGAATGTCGTCAACCGTTGCCGTGGCTAAGTCAATTTTCGGTAAGCGCTCTTGCGAAAGTAACTCGCAGGCGGTTTGAGTCGCTTCTGAATCGTCAGCAATGATACACCAGACTTTTTCTAAGCCCGCTTCTTCAGCCACGGCATAGGCGAACATATTACCGATCACTTGGTAGCGATCTTGACCCATTTGTTTGACGATGATGGGGAGCCAGTTGCGATCGCCTGCTCGACTGACTGCCTTAGCCGTTTCCTTAATCAAAAACTCATGGATCTTTACCGGTTCTCCCGGCTCAATTTCCTCTAAATAGAGATAGATGAGAGCGCCAATTTCCTGTTTCATTAGATAAAATACTCCTGAATTAATTCCTTATAGGAGGCAAAGATGTCCTTATAGAGATAGGTGGCCGGTTTACGTTTAAATACTGCATTGGAAATATTAGCATAATTCTTGAGCGTAAACACATCCAGATTTTTATTTCCTTTGGTATATTTTGGAAAAAAATAAGGATACAAATTTAAACTCATCTTTTTTTTATAAGTATCAATGATTTTAACGATCGCACTCTGAGCCTGTCTTTGTTGGGCATCCGTCATCGCTTCCCCATTATAGAATATCGGTAAAGCCGTGGGGTTATCCGCATCCGGAGATAAAATATCTCGCCTGCGACTGCCCACCTCTGGCAAAAATTGAGAGATGGCTAAAGCCGCATTTTCTAAAGAAGCTAAATTATTATGTTTCGTCGGAATTAATACTACATCAGCCGCCATCACTGCCTCTTGGCTAAACAGTTGCCAATTGGGAGGAGAATC
This window contains:
- a CDS encoding carboxymuconolactone decarboxylase family protein — protein: MKNYPEIGKHFMAGSKELGKAEPDTMKAFKTLIMATTAKEGALSPKVKELIALALGIAARCDGCIAHHTEACIKAGVTREELVEMIGVCQLMGGGPSTVYGAEALMAYDQFMAEKS
- a CDS encoding peptide ligase PGM1-related protein; this encodes MHHSNHGIECKDRPDVIDQFRYLQTQWRNSLFHQSCELPQLLDQSEIAPNWQTSPITEPDDYDILVIPSLTLDQQELQKVEGVMHYEERMLFSLIRLKNPRTRLVYVTSEPLPEIIVDYYLHLLPGIPFSHARDRLLLFSAYDRSCKSLTEKILDRPRLIERIRRSLRSPKSYMVCFNSTSWERELSVRLQLPLFACDPELLYWGTKSGSREIFAQCNIPHPDGCHSVWNSQDLAEASANLWERQPHLKRMVIKLNEGFSGEGNALLNLSPIADYQPGRASHGDRVRAIKNQFQHLAFQGPGETWPTFGSRIPELGAIVEAFIEGDNKRSPSVQAQINPLGTVEILSTHDQILGGPDGQIYLGCQFPADEPYRLKIQEYGRLIGENLAQKGALERFSVDFIALPSTNSPSSDWDVFAIEINLRCGGTTHPFMTLKYLTGGFYNSEDGLFYSQKGRPKYYLASDNLQKKRYQGLLPHDLIDIIAHHNLHFDTGTETGTVFHLMGTLSEFGKLGLTNIGDSLPQCELCYQKVSSILDRETQLYNGTPTTPILPSSNVPGTPLIPH
- a CDS encoding hybrid sensor histidine kinase/response regulator → MIIEDEELRQLYKVSSEEHLQNLEAGILHLEQHPDDGDKLQEVLREAHTLKGDSRMLGVKDVESLAHQIEQVVGKLKEDTKALEGGMDDRLYYGLDAIRQVVHEAVTGEPSGIEAYKVLAVLMGANLPGHSTAQAEPVEEEPPEVDRAAPEPQPEESEEPAETLSAAEESLPEPEPVPQPEEPEEPAETPSVAEESLPEPEPAPQPEEPPAPAKPVSETPSPAPVPEKPPSPPPVPEKTNSKTAAPVMGSNYRIESVRVATQNLDDLMTQTGELTVSKIRMAHHISTMNDMVSLWEEWNRQTYGNLSFEQSVDKLQALKQRHEEYLQEMGKLLNQLRSRASEDVARLEAIANQLDSGIRTLRLLPLSTIFNLFGRLVRDLAKQQGKQVNLILEGAETKADKRILEEMKDPLMHMIRNSIDHGIETPAERIAQGKPPQATIHLKGSQIGNSIIIELEDNGQGLNIDNIKRTAKNKGLRRPEELEAMTESQIQSLIFAPGFSTRKLVTEVSGRGVGLDVVRTNVEHLKGSIHVESTPGKGCKFTIQLSTSLATASVLLVSVQGATYAIPVEFVKTTLLIPEHQIFAIEGRDTYAMDQEPISIARLEDILELSSPFQSEDESAKTKTLELLPCIILQVGPELLGVIVDELLDQQDIILKPQSRLLQRVRNVSGATILGTGEVCMVLNPQDLVKSVQKKNIQRKIESSETIKTPEENVKQAVLLLAEDSIATRTQEKRILESAGYEVVTAVDGLDAYNKLKTRHFDGVISDVQMPNLDGLSLTAKIREHKEYEDLPIILVTSLASDEDKHRGAEAGASAYLTKGGFSQELLLETVRRLV
- a CDS encoding AAA family ATPase → MKIQQISITGLFGVFDHVIPLNQDDRITIIHGPNGFGKTSILRLIDGLFNAKYSVLNSIPFSTFKLAFDDGNTLEVSKKDIDHHPDSTLCIFSSLSEEQFYPKSIKSNLEMPGDILEDFLPEIKRISRNEWLYTPTNDILSLEEIIYRFAKYRIPEGFLKDIKNPEWLEKIQENIPVKLVKSQRLSSFYSYNNSKKMNQEFGMEATIVQYSENLASSIQHARSEYGRVSQSLDRTFPARLVKKESEPKFTKEELQDQLDRLEKYRSHLIGLGLLDRGENIEIQIAFKEIDESTQSVLSVYIEDVKRKLGVFQEIANKIELLRKVINHKFQYSYKKIEFNQKNGFVVSVSDHPLSDEYNGQHLELAELSSGEQHELVLLYELLFKVKPNSLVLIDEPELSLHVGWQSEFLQDLQDIIKLADIDILMATHSPDIIQDHWDWTVELKRPKS
- a CDS encoding DUF4435 domain-containing protein, whose amino-acid sequence is MRDQLTPDRDANAIRLKRQTFTGAFLLVEGGSDKKFYQRFTDDNCKIEILSGKPSSKQRVIKVLEFLENDNFAGVLAIVDADFDCLENIETSSPNLLRTDTHDLETMLLESPALDKVIAELGSEQKVEQFQKLGKSVRMALREAGMVLGYLLWISQIDGLNLKFEGIQYSKFINDKTLDINPQTFIQEVINKSKLYSLKVSELQERLNQQKSDDHDPWQVCCGHHLVDILSLALCKAIGNQKPTEVKADRLEICLRLAYEEAYFQETQLYLKICAWERDNKNFTIARRFC